One segment of Nostoc flagelliforme CCNUN1 DNA contains the following:
- a CDS encoding serpin family protein: MNRQKFSDAKENFLQRRYGVSLGRRYALAAASVVLFSVLGCSQVESNKSALAQSSLPQPETPLQKKTVNPDTRIVESSNKFGFKLFSELKDDQAEKNVFISPSSVAIALAMTYNGASGSTQQAMAKTLELQGMTLPEINSSYAAALKQLLDNQDAKVQLSIANSLWANQDVSFAPDFLKRTQDFYQAKVSNLNFKDAAASSIINNWVKENTKGKITKIVETIEPNQVLFLINAIYFKGNWSNEFDKNQTAQYPFYITSGRRKQHPMMSQEGDYRYYESEQFQAVSLPYGKDGKFSFYIFLPKQNSNLKAFYQNLNVENWEKWMTQFNKQKGFIRLPRFKTDYEVTLNDALKTLGMEEAFSNKANFSGMGKNFAISQVKHKTFVEVNEEGTEAAAATSVGIVATSLRDESEPFRMIVDRPFFCAIRDNQTGSLLFMGSIIDPQ; the protein is encoded by the coding sequence ATGAATCGACAAAAATTTAGTGACGCGAAAGAAAATTTCCTGCAAAGACGTTACGGTGTGAGTCTGGGCAGACGTTATGCTTTGGCAGCTGCAAGTGTTGTTCTATTCAGTGTATTAGGGTGTTCTCAAGTCGAGAGTAACAAAAGTGCCCTCGCCCAATCTAGTTTACCTCAGCCAGAAACTCCATTGCAAAAAAAAACAGTTAACCCTGATACAAGAATAGTTGAGTCTAGCAACAAGTTTGGCTTCAAACTATTTTCAGAACTCAAAGATGATCAGGCTGAGAAGAATGTTTTTATCTCACCTTCGAGTGTAGCGATCGCTCTTGCTATGACCTACAATGGCGCTAGCGGCTCGACTCAACAAGCAATGGCAAAAACCCTGGAATTACAGGGAATGACTCTACCAGAAATCAACTCTTCTTACGCGGCGGCATTAAAGCAGCTTTTAGACAATCAGGATGCGAAGGTGCAATTGAGCATTGCTAACTCACTTTGGGCAAATCAAGATGTTAGCTTTGCGCCAGACTTCCTCAAGAGAACCCAGGATTTCTATCAAGCTAAGGTCAGCAATTTAAATTTTAAAGATGCCGCCGCATCTAGTATTATCAATAACTGGGTAAAAGAAAATACTAAGGGTAAAATTACTAAAATAGTTGAAACAATTGAACCCAATCAAGTGTTATTTCTGATTAATGCCATTTATTTTAAAGGTAATTGGAGTAACGAATTTGACAAAAATCAAACTGCTCAATACCCTTTTTACATCACATCTGGCAGACGAAAACAACACCCAATGATGTCACAGGAAGGTGACTACAGGTACTATGAAAGCGAACAGTTTCAGGCAGTTAGTTTACCTTACGGCAAAGATGGTAAATTCAGTTTTTATATTTTCCTGCCCAAACAGAACTCTAACCTTAAAGCCTTCTATCAAAACTTGAATGTTGAGAATTGGGAGAAATGGATGACTCAGTTCAACAAGCAAAAAGGGTTTATTCGCCTACCCCGCTTCAAAACAGATTACGAAGTTACACTAAATGATGCCTTGAAAACATTAGGCATGGAGGAGGCTTTCAGCAACAAAGCCAATTTTTCCGGCATGGGTAAAAATTTTGCCATTAGCCAAGTTAAACATAAAACTTTTGTTGAAGTGAACGAAGAAGGCACCGAAGCGGCTGCGGCTACTTCAGTGGGAATAGTCGCAACATCTTTGAGAGATGAATCAGAACCATTCCGAATGATTGTTGATCGTCCCTTCTTCTGTGCCATTAGGGATAATCAGACGGGAAGTCTTTTGTTTATGGGTTCCATCATTGATCCACAGTAA